In Candidatus Methylomirabilota bacterium, the following proteins share a genomic window:
- a CDS encoding GMC oxidoreductase: protein LPPIAWRWFRSLITPHPLGGCNMGDSAANGVVTHKGEVFGYPRLYVADGAIVPEALGTNPAKTIAALAERNVELMMNDHPRGRL, encoded by the coding sequence CTGCCGCCCATCGCCTGGCGCTGGTTCCGCTCGCTCATCACACCGCATCCTCTGGGGGGCTGCAACATGGGCGACAGCGCGGCGAACGGCGTGGTGACCCACAAGGGCGAGGTGTTCGGCTACCCGCGGCTCTACGTGGCCGACGGCGCCATCGTGCCGGAGGCCCTCGGCACCAACCCAGCCAAGACCATCGCTGCGCTCGCGGAGCGCAACGTCGAGCTGATGATGAACGACCACCCGCGCGGGAGACTGTGA